In a genomic window of Eriocheir sinensis breed Jianghai 21 chromosome 38, ASM2467909v1, whole genome shotgun sequence:
- the LOC127008677 gene encoding uncharacterized protein LOC127008677 has protein sequence MGSNSTNSAATSTATTSTATTSTLTRPAPPPPRAPAPPPSAAFTTTTTSSFARGSLHRHLLLLLLSSLLARPGSALKWIRFDVPEWAMRGGEVMLTCQFDLAQDRLYSVKWYKAGREFYRFVPAEQPPKQAFPFQGVTVDTDRSNEQQVALKGVNLDTAGRYKCEVLTEAPLFKTLVKSSSLTVYELPDGAPKVKGGQDTYRTGEVVNLTCEAPKSIPGTTLTWYINDQQAPQDYLVEYRSTPDEEGRVASRLGLRFNAQEWHFPDGRLALRCSASLKPVYSEEAKHEGVVAPRSPLSLGHDASGSSPGVVSVVMVMMVLSLVLAFTTLH, from the exons ATGGGTTCCAACTCTACGAACTCCGCGGCCACATCTACAGCGACTACTTCCAcggctactacttctactttaacgagacctgctcctcctcctcctcgtgctcctgctcctcctccttctgctgccttcaccaccaccaccacctcgtcgtTCGCCCGTGGCTCCCTCCACCGTcacctgctgcttctcctcctctcctccttattaGCGAGACCAG GTTCGGCGTTGAAGTGGATTCGGTTCGACGTGCCGGAGTGGGCGATGCGGGGCGGGGAGGTGATGCTCACATGTCAATTCGACCTCGCGCAGGACCGCCTCTACTCCGTCAAGTGGTACAAGGCGGGCCGGGAGTTTTACCGCTTCGTGCCGGCGGAGCAGCCACCCAAACAGGCCTTCCCCTTCCAAGGCGTTACTGTGGAC ACGGACCGGAGCAACGAGCAGCAGGTGGCGCTTAAGGGGGTCAACCTGGACACGGCCGGGCGGTACAAGTGCGAGGTGCTGACGGAGGCGCCGCTCTTCAAGACCCTCGTCAAGTCCTCCTCCCTCACGGTGTATG agcTGCCAGACGGGGCTCCCAAGGTGAAGGGGGGGCAAGACACGTACCGGACAGGTGAAGTGGTCAACCTCACCTGCGAAGCCCCGAAGTCTATCCCGGGGACCACTCTCACCTGGTACATTAATGATCAACAG GCGCCGCAGGACTACCTCGTGGAGTACCGTTCCACGCCCGATGAGGAGGGCCGCGTGGCTTCCCGTCTGGGCCTCCGCTTCAACGCCCAAGAGTGGCACTTCCCCGACGGCCGCCTCGCCCTGCGCTGCTCCGCCTCCCTCAAGCCCGTGTACAGCGAGGAGGCGAAGCACGAGGGAGTGGTGGCCCCCCGCAGCCCCCTCAGCCTGGGCCATGATGCTAGTG